In one Leishmania major strain Friedlin complete genome, chromosome 13 genomic region, the following are encoded:
- a CDS encoding putative Ran-binding protein 1, with protein sequence MSKADENGNELMEIEEVAVSDGGAARFAAVDVKSGEERFNVIWQDSGKLMRFDEGENQWKERGQGTAKVLQRKDNTSKYMFVFRREGVGKLAAQHYLVKGMKVTKHKQGEKILVWSAFKDFTDDEEGFPENFVMRLSSKEAADKALAEMMGAIEKSSV encoded by the coding sequence ATGTCCAAGGCGGACGAAAACGGCAATGAGCTGATGGAGATTGAGGAGGTGGCGGTCTccgacggcggtgccgcccgcttcgccgccgtcgacgtgAAGAGCGGCGAGGAGCGCTTCAACGTCATTTGGCAGGACAGCGGCAAGCTCATGCGCTTCGATGAGGGCGAGAACCAGTGGAAGGAGCGTGGGCAGGGCACCGCCAAGGTGCTTCAACGCAAGGATAACACGTCCAAGTACATGTTCGTCTTCCGTCGGGAGGGCGTTGGcaagctggcggcgcagcactaCCTCGTAAAGGGTATGAAGGTGACCAAGCACAAGCAGGGTGAAAAGATTCTTGTGTGGTCCGCCTTCAAAGACTTCAccgatgacgaggagggaTTCCCGGAGAACTTCGTGATGCGACTGTCCTCCAAGGAGGCAGCGGACAAGGCTCTGGCCGAGATGATGGGGGCGATTGAGAAGTCAAGCGTGTAG